ATATAGAAAAAGGGAGGCCCCTGAGGACGCTGACCTGTACACTGCCTGAAAACCCGCTCGAAGGTTCTTTTTGATGAGGCTTTTTCGCCCCTTAGGGGAAACAATAGGACAGCTTGCGGCCGCCGCCTAGCGGAATCGACAGACGCGCGGGGGCCGCGCGCCAATAATGCAACACTCAGGCGGAAGTTTGCGCGGTGATCTCCTTGATGACCTTCGCCCAGAGTTCGGGGGGCTGCGCGCCGGGGACCGCGTGCCGCTGGCCCACGATGAACGTGGGCACCGATGAAATGCCCATCTCGCGGCTGTGGGCATCGCGGGTGCGGATATCCTCGAGATCGGCGTCCGATTGCAGCAACCGCGTCACGACCGAGGCATCCATTTCGATCCCGTCGGCGATGTCGGCCAGCACCTCGATATCGCCAATGTCGCGGGCGTCGACGAAATAGGCCTTGAACAGCGCCGATACGGCGGCGGTCTGGCGGCCCTCGATCCCGGCCCAGTGGATCAGCCGGTGCGCGTCGAGCGTGTTGGGCGTGCGCTTCATGCCTTCGAAATCGATCTTGAGACCGGCAGCTTCGGCGTGCTGGACGACGGGCGCATAGGCTTTGACCGCGCCTTCCTTGCCGCCGAATTTCGCCTCCAGATAGGTGCGCCGGTCCATGCCTTCGCGCGGCATGTCGGGATTGAGCTGGAAGGGGTGCCATTCGATCTGGAAGGGGTGATCGGGATGCGCTTCGAGGGCGCGGTCCAGATGGGCCTTGCCGATATAGCACCACGGGCAGATCGGATCGGACATGATGTCGAGTTTTACAGGGTCGGTCATTGGTTTTCCTCATACTGCTGGCGCAGGCGGCGGCGCATCAGTTTGCCGTTGGCGCCGGTGGGCAGCGCATCGAGATGGATGAAAAGGCGCGGCTGTTTGTACCGCGCGAGGTTTTCCGACGCAAAGGCGCGCAGGGCGTCTTCGTCCAGCGGCGCGGGCGCGGTGTAGAAGGCGGCGATCACGGTGGTGTCGGCCTTGACCGCCACTTCGGCCGCGCCGACGGCGGTGATGCCGGGGAAACGGGCGAGCGATTGTTCCACCTCGATCGGCGAGACGCGAAAGCCGCCCGCGTTCATCATGTCGTCCGCGCGCCCCAGATAGGTGATCTGGTCGTCATCGTCCATCGCGCCCTGATCGCCGGTGAGAAACCAGTCGCCGCGAAACTTCTGTGCCGTCTCCTCGGGGGCGCCTAGGTATTCGAGCATCAGGCCGGGATCGCTGCGGTGCACGGCGATGGTGCCTTCGGCGCCGCGCGGCACGGGGCCGTCGGGGCCGAGGATCGCGATGCGCCGCCCCGTCTGCGGACGGCCCAGCGTTGCGGGATCGGCGGGCCGGTCGGGGCAGGCGGAGATGAAGGTCGAACATTCCGACATGCCGTAGGCCTCGTAGATCGGCGTGGCTGTGGCCGCTTCCCAGGCGGCGCGGGTGGCGTTGGGCAGCTTCTCTCCGGCGCTGAGACCGTGGCGCAGATGCGGCATCGCGGGATGGTCGGCGGATTTCAGGATCTGGCGGTAGACGCCCGGTGCCGCCGCGAAAATCGTGGCCTGCTGGTCGGCGATCAGACCGGGCAGCGCGCCCGGGGCTGTGCCCGCCGCGGGGATCAGCGCGGTGGCACCGGCGGTCCACGGGTCCATCAGGCCGGTGCCCAGCGTGTAGGTCCAGTTGAATGCGCCCGCGTGCATCAGCCGGTCTGACCCGTCCAGACCGTACCAGCCGTCGATCATCATCTGCCGCGCCCAGATGGCGCGATGCGCGTGGACCACCGCGCGCGGCACACCGGAGGTGCCGGAGGTGTAGATGATATAGGCAGGACGCTCGGGATCGCCCATGTGGAACGCGGCGGGCGGCAGCGCGCGCATGGCGCGCAGATCCGCGAGCGGCACGATGCGGTCATCCGCGGGGCAGTCGACGCTGTCGTCGCGCAAAATCAGCCGCGGCGAGAGCGTGTCCAGCATCGGCGCGACCTCGCGCGCCGTCAGGGCCGCAGCGGTCGGCACCGGCAGGCATCCCGCCGCGATGGCCCCAAGGTAGGCAAGCGGGAAATCGACCGTATTGCCCAGCCGCATCAGGATCCGGTCACCGGGTTCGGCGCCCGCGCGCAAAAGCCCCGTAGCAGTGCCCAGAACGGCGGATTTGAGCGCGGCATAGCGCCACGTCTCGGGGGCGGGGCCCAGCACTTCGAGCGCTGTCTTGGAGGCCAGCGTATCGGCATGGCGCAGCACATGCGCCGCCATATTGAAGGGCGCGGGGCAGGGCGCGAAGGGCCCGTGATCGAAAACCGAAGACATGAGTGAAAGCGCTACCGCGCGCGCACGCGCGTTGCAAGCCCGCGAGGACAGCCCTATAGCTTTTCAAATGACCGAAGACACACAGAAATCCATGATCCAGATTGCCCGCGAGGACGGCGAGTCGCAGACTGTGCCGCCCGTCGATCTGGGGGCGAGGGTGCGCGAGCTGCGCAAGGCACGCGGCTGGACGCTGGAGCAGGCCGCGACGCAGGCGGGGCTTGCCCGCTCGACCCTGTCGAAGATCGAGAACGCGCAGATGTCGCCCACCTACGACGCGCTGAAGAAGCTTGCCGTGGGGCTGGAGATCACGATTCCGCAGCTGTTCACGCCGCCTGCGGCAGAGCAGATCAACGGGCGCATGGCGATCACCAAGATGGGCGAGGGCAAGGCCAAGGCCACCACCACCTACGAACACGAGCTTCTGGCCGACACCCTGCGCAAGAAGCAGATGCTGCCCTATCGCGCACGGGTACGGGCAAGGTCGATGGAGGAATTCGACGGCTGGGTGCGCCACGACGGCGAGGAATTCCTCTATGTGCTGACCGGGGTCATCACGCTCTATACCGAGTTCTACGAGCCGATCGAGATGCGGCGCGGCGACAGCGCCTATTATGACGCGGCGATGGGGCATAACGTGATTTCGACCAGTGCCGAGGATGCGCTGATCCTGTGGATCACATCACTCGTCTAGCAGCGCTTTCAGCGCGCGGTGGCCGACC
Above is a genomic segment from Sulfitobacter sp. HNIBRBA3233 containing:
- a CDS encoding DsbA family oxidoreductase, translated to MTDPVKLDIMSDPICPWCYIGKAHLDRALEAHPDHPFQIEWHPFQLNPDMPREGMDRRTYLEAKFGGKEGAVKAYAPVVQHAEAAGLKIDFEGMKRTPNTLDAHRLIHWAGIEGRQTAAVSALFKAYFVDARDIGDIEVLADIADGIEMDASVVTRLLQSDADLEDIRTRDAHSREMGISSVPTFIVGQRHAVPGAQPPELWAKVIKEITAQTSA
- a CDS encoding class I adenylate-forming enzyme family protein; translation: MSSVFDHGPFAPCPAPFNMAAHVLRHADTLASKTALEVLGPAPETWRYAALKSAVLGTATGLLRAGAEPGDRILMRLGNTVDFPLAYLGAIAAGCLPVPTAAALTAREVAPMLDTLSPRLILRDDSVDCPADDRIVPLADLRAMRALPPAAFHMGDPERPAYIIYTSGTSGVPRAVVHAHRAIWARQMMIDGWYGLDGSDRLMHAGAFNWTYTLGTGLMDPWTAGATALIPAAGTAPGALPGLIADQQATIFAAAPGVYRQILKSADHPAMPHLRHGLSAGEKLPNATRAAWEAATATPIYEAYGMSECSTFISACPDRPADPATLGRPQTGRRIAILGPDGPVPRGAEGTIAVHRSDPGLMLEYLGAPEETAQKFRGDWFLTGDQGAMDDDDQITYLGRADDMMNAGGFRVSPIEVEQSLARFPGITAVGAAEVAVKADTTVIAAFYTAPAPLDEDALRAFASENLARYKQPRLFIHLDALPTGANGKLMRRRLRQQYEENQ
- a CDS encoding helix-turn-helix domain-containing protein, with the translated sequence MTEDTQKSMIQIAREDGESQTVPPVDLGARVRELRKARGWTLEQAATQAGLARSTLSKIENAQMSPTYDALKKLAVGLEITIPQLFTPPAAEQINGRMAITKMGEGKAKATTTYEHELLADTLRKKQMLPYRARVRARSMEEFDGWVRHDGEEFLYVLTGVITLYTEFYEPIEMRRGDSAYYDAAMGHNVISTSAEDALILWITSLV